DNA sequence from the Candidatus Cloacimonadaceae bacterium genome:
CCCTACTGGGTCATACCAGAGTGAAGAGCATCAGAGAATTAGCGGTAATGCTCGAACGCAGCCGACAGTGGGTCTATCTGTACCTGGAAGCTCTGATCTCGGTGGATGCCATCGGGATCAGTAAGACTGGCTATTACACCAAGAACATGGCAAACATCTTCAAAGTCGGCTCGGTGATCAAGAAAGGCATCATCAGCGAGCAAAGAAACGCCTGCGGCATCAAACCCAAGAAACGGGTATCCAAGCTGACAGCTAACCGGATAACTAACTAAACAAGGAGCGGCATTCTATGACACAGGAACAGCGAGAACGAAAACTCCGTCAACAAATCAATGCCATCAGGGTGAAGAAGTTCCACTGGCCCCTGGATGGCTTCAAGTTCATCATCAGCGGTCTGGGCTATGGAGAATCACTGACTGCCCTAACTGAGCCCAGGTTGCTTGAGTTAAAAAGCCTGATGCTCCGCTACCGCAGTCATGGAAGACCTCAGGCCTTTACTTTCGATAAACAAGGCAAGTTCATGTTCGCACTGATGAAACAGGCAACTTGGACTGATTCCGACCTACGAGCATTCATGCTAAAACACTATCGCAAGAGCCACTGGAACCTGCTATCCAAAGACGAACGCAGAGCCGTAATCGCCATGCTGCAGAACTACATCAAGAAAGCTCCAGTCAATGAAGACGAAAACAACTCAACTGAGAATAGAAACATGAATAAAAATCACAAGGAGACATCTAATGGACACCCCAAAGACTAAGAAAACCGCCGACCGCACCAAGACTGACGCAAACGGACAGAGCATTCCCATCTCGATTATCAAACCGGAAATCATCAAGCAGGATGCCGTTGTGACCAAGACCATCGAAAGAGCCAAGAAACTGCAGGATCGCATCATCAAAGATAAAGCCAAGCTCTTTGAGGAAGTGGAACTCTACCTGGAAGAGGTAGCCGAGAAGAACGGACTGGAATGGAAAGGCAATGCCATCCTCAACAGCTTTGATGGACAGTGCCGGGTCGAGATCAGGTTCAAAGAACGCATCCAGTTCGGCATCGAACTCCAACTCGCCAAGCAGAAGATCGATGAGTGCCTGAAGGAGTGGTCAGCCGACTCCAATGTCAACCTCAGAGCCATCATCAGTGAAGCCTTCCAAGTTGATAAGAAAGGTGAAATCGCCAAGTACCGTATCCTGCGTCTGCGTAGATACAACATCAAGGACCCGGTCTGGAAGCAAGCTATGGAACTGATCGACCAGGCGATCCAGGTCGTATCCACCAAGCAGTATATCACCTTCTACGAGAAAGATGAGTCCGGACAACAACGTCAGATCGTGCTCAACTTCAGTAACCTGTAAAAGAATGATTGGTATCCTAATGCAACTGGACTTGAACAATCCCAAGGAGTATTAAACATGGCACCTATGAACACCAATACAGCAGAGGAGCTGATCCCAATGAGTATCTTTAATGATGAACGCAACTACCGCACGGATGAGATAGCCGATATCCTCCGGGTTGACCGTTCCAGTGTCTATCGCTGGATACGGGACATCGCCAATCCTCTGCCTGCTTTCCGTACCAAAGAGAATGGTCAACTGCGCTGCAAGGGCAGAGACCTGAATGCCTATCTGGACAGACACAAGGTAAGACCTGAATATGAGTAATGCACTCGAGTTCCGTATCAAGCGGGACAACTGCAAAGATGCTTATCTGAATGGTAAGACCGATCCACTCGAGCTGGCGGTGATCTTCGGTGTGTCCGATATCACCGTCCGCAAGTGGATCAAATCCGGTAAGTGGGATGAGCTGTTCAAGGAAGAGCGTAAGCTTGACCATGAGATCAGCTTAGCCCGCAAGAAAGCACTCATCCAGGCACTGAGAGAATATGCCAAGAACCCTGCAGACACCGCTCTGCAAAGCCTCGTAAGCTTAATCAAGCAGAACCAGAAGGACAGTGAGCCTTCCAAGGAACTGAATGACTACATCGTTCGCTTCCTGGATCAGGTGACCGACTTTATGATCGAGAAAGGTCATGAGACTATGTTAAAACAGTTTCAGGGTATAGTCCTTGACCTTGCCGAGTACTTAAGAGTTAGAAATGGATAAATTTACAGCCACGGACATGGTTGCCTCCAAACCATACCTGCCTACCCTCCAAGCCTACAGATCAAGCGGAGCCGTCGCCTCCGGCTCCGCTGATCCTTCCGGACCCTAAGTTATGTCTAAGAAGTTCATTCAGCGACATAACAAGGCACTGGCGGAGATCGCTTCAAAAACGATCTCCGTCTTGCCTTTTATAGACGATAATCCTGAAGCCAAGACTGACAGGATCAGGAGAACAACAGGAGAGGGCTGGGATGCCTTCTCGTTCTTCTGCCACACCTATTTCCCGCATATCTTCCCACTACCTTTTTGCCCAGCACATGAGACTATGTTCGATGAGACTGATAAGGGCTCAGGCATCATCGGAATCACAGGTTTTCGTGGGCTGGGCAAAACGGTTCTCATGGGAGTAGTCTATCCGATCTGGAGAATCATCAAAGGCGAACGCTATGTAATCCATACTGCTGCAGACGTAGATCTGGCACAGGAGAGGACTGCTTTCACCTTGCATGAGCTGCAGAACAATAAACGTCTCACTATGGACTATCCTGAGCTGCAACCAGTGGATGCCTTTGATCTCGACTTCTATCTCAAGAATAAAGCGAGAATCAGAGCACGTTCTATCAAACAGAGTCATCGTGGAACGATCAATCCCAAGACTGCCAAGCGACCAGGGCTCATTGTCTGTGACGATATCGATAAAGAAGAGAACATGGGGAACCAGTCTATCGGCAAGAGACGCATGGAGAAGATCACCCAGGAGCTTGCCGGGGCACTCTCACCCGAGGGAAATGGCAAGATCGTCTGGCTCGGTAACCTGGTACATCCCAATTACTCCATCTGCCAGTTTCAGGAGCTCATATTAGGCGATTTACGAGCAGATAATCCAGAATTAGACGTTACCTACCAGATTGCATTAAAGACCCACCAAAAGGCGATATTGCGCTTCTCTCTCGAAGATATGCAGGGCAAGTCCATCTGGGAGGAGCAGTACCCTACTGCCACTCTGCCAAACCTGCGAGCCAAGTTCGGTCATACCGGATACCAGAGAGAGATGCTTGGACAGCCGGTCATCGAGGGTAACATCTTCAAGAACCACTGGTTCACCAAGTATAGAACACTTCCCGAACCATCTCAGATGAAGCGGGTCTGGCTCTATGCTGATCCTGCCTGGGGCGAGAAGGGCTGTTACAAGGCTGTCATCTCCATAGGCTACGATGGTAACAGGTTCTATGTAATGCATGTCTGGATACGCCAGACTGAGAACACCAAGTTCTTCAGATACTACTATGATGCTTATCAGGAGTTGGATCGTATCTACAGAGTGAAAGCCAGAGCAGCCTGTGAAACAACCTACGGTCAAGCTCGTATCCTGGCCGACTTCGATCGGTGGGCTACTGATAACCATCTGCCACCGATATCGCATCGCATAAAGCGAATAGATAACAAAGATAACAAGAATCTACGTATCGAGAGAACTGAGACCATTATCGAGACAGCCAAGGTACTCTTTCCGGAGGGACAGGATACGCCTACCCTGATCAGTCAGTTCCTTACCTATCCTGATGGCTATATCGATGGCTGTGATGCTCTGGCAGGATGCTTAGAACGCTTTTCCGAATACGATATTGGCAGGAACAGAGTGAAAGTCCGGAGGTTCAGTTTCTAATGAACTACTATGATCAGCTCATGCTTGAGTACTACAGGGTACTGAACAATGCCTGGAAAACCGAGATCAGAGATGCAACCAGGCTTGCC
Encoded proteins:
- a CDS encoding DUF3164 family protein encodes the protein MDTPKTKKTADRTKTDANGQSIPISIIKPEIIKQDAVVTKTIERAKKLQDRIIKDKAKLFEEVELYLEEVAEKNGLEWKGNAILNSFDGQCRVEIRFKERIQFGIELQLAKQKIDECLKEWSADSNVNLRAIISEAFQVDKKGEIAKYRILRLRRYNIKDPVWKQAMELIDQAIQVVSTKQYITFYEKDESGQQRQIVLNFSNL
- a CDS encoding helix-turn-helix domain-containing protein, giving the protein MAPMNTNTAEELIPMSIFNDERNYRTDEIADILRVDRSSVYRWIRDIANPLPAFRTKENGQLRCKGRDLNAYLDRHKVRPEYE